GGAAGTCAGGACCCCAGAAATGAGAAGATGTAGACGTAGATGTAGATGTCGATGTAGGCTTTTAATAACCGATACGAGAAGACCAgctcaaaatcaatcaatgagGTAGGGACCCCAGAAATGAGCACTTAGCAAAAGCGTCATTCTGAGAATTGGATTAGGTGCATTTTTgctcattttattagagatgttctttttttttttctttcttttttgggagcGGAATGTGAGTTGTTGTTGATAGCTCTTGTTCAGGATACACATATATGCCAAACCTGTACAGATTATTCCTTTTTGGATATggtttctccctctctctttttctcttcttgatatTGTGCTTTTGTAGATAAATTATATGCAATGGCTCGAACGGCGAAAAAGAGATTGTCTCTCCAGAGAAATAAAATAGAGACGTGGGTTAGACGGCCCCTTCCTATGGTTGGATCAAGCTCAACACCGACAGGATCTCTAAAGGCAACTCAGGTctagcattttcttctttttttccctttggtaGGTGGACTTCTctaaccgaccaaaaaaaaaaaaaaaaaaaggtggactTCTCTGTGATGAGTCGGGCGAGGCAACTGGCTTGCAGGTCTTGCCCAACATATTGGAGTATGCTCTTTGTTAAAAGCTGAACTTCGCAGAATTCTTACGGGCCTCAAATTGACAATCTCTCTGGCTTTTCCAGAATTTTTGTGGAAGTTGACTCGCAAGCAGCAATTGCACTACTTCAGAAACTTAATTATCTCTCGCTGTCATCTTTTGAATTCAGAAATTATTGAAGTACTTCCAACGAGTTAGAATTCTtcataaagaaagaaattcgTGTTCAGATTTATTAGCAAATTGGGCTATTCTGTCCTACAATGTAATTGTCACTCCTACATTAGATAGGCCACTAAAAGATTTAATTCTCCTACAATATAAATGTCACTCCTACATTAGATAGGTCACCAATAGATTTAATTCTCCTATTGATAGGATATCGCTATGGTTTAAGCTTTGTTAGGCAAATGTTGATGTAATAATTGGGCTTGGCCTCTTttcttaccaaaagaaaaaatcatttgcaatgaGTGGTTGACATACaaagagaatgaaagaaaaagctTTTAGTACGGCTTCAAACGCATTTAAgtttatttctctttcaaaaaggTTGACCAAAACTGATATGTGATATTAACCTTTCATGGCGGCAGCAACTCATCATGATATTTTTACTAAGTATATTATGAGAGACTAGCCCTGAGCATTACATTGCGTTCAATGAATGCCGAAGTGAGACTCTAAAGGCTTTGATATGCTGAGCTGGTGAATATCGTGTCTCTCGATCCTTCTTTTCGATGAGAAATTTAACTTTGGCAAGTCACGAGCGAATATCCTcgaagaataatattttttatgctTACACGCGTCGATATATCgaaaatgaattcttttttttacacCAAGGTATGGTTCAAAAAGACCCGAATCACGTGCGGtgcaattatttaaaaattgacgaTTGCTCAGCACTTGGGAGTACGGGCAATCAACCATCTGCCGCCACGTGCCGACGTCTAGATGGTCGGAGTCGCCCACGACCTGAAAACCACACAAATTGGATCCCTCCTGCCGAGTGCTGACGCCGAAATTCGAGAGGGGGTCAGATTTTGCTCACCCTCTGGACTCATCAAACGTGACTCGTCCATGACGTTGCCCCACATTTTGGAATATTGCTTACTCAGCCATCCATATCTAGAGattgttaaaagaaaaggacCCGCCCCTTTTTTGACGTGGAAGGAAAATCCCTCACCGCATGACCAATTATCGCCTTCCACGTCATACACCACAAACCGGGTCCTTCCTCTTACTTCCGTTGCCCATGTTCCTGTGTCGGACTAATGATTTATTATGTGTACATCGATCGCAGGGTGGGCTCCTAAAGTTGTGAGGGAAAGTCGTTTCTCTCGAGTTTAATAGCCACTAAATCaggtaaaaataatttattttcctttgcaTAAGTAAGATTAGACAGCCAATTGGTATGCGGCCCTATTGGTTAAGGGTCAATAGTTTTAGGTTCTGTACATAATTcgtctaaaacttgaaatctgcTCTCTCAAagaagttcctcaatttttttttaaagaacttGGAACATATCATGCATTTTTTAGAATCTAAAACCTACTCTATCACAGATTTCAAAGTCAATTTTAGAGTTTATTCAGGTTCTACTTATGATTACAATGAATCATCGTCTTTAATAACCACAGTTTATTTTTACAATCCAttaatcataacttatatttagacatacaaaaaatataaaataataataaattgaaaatctCAATTATAAAATAGAAGCTTATACTAGTAGTTTTAGATTATACACTTACAATTAGCGTCATGAAATACTATAGGATTGCATGaagatataaataaataaaaaacataaaaacttgTTTCGGGTTCTAAATTCCATTTACCTAAATTCCAGAACCTACCCTACATGTTTAGAAATGTGGAACCAAATTAAGTTTGGTTctccaattccaaattttatcttAGAATCATGCTCATCCCTATTGCTGGTAAAAGAATTAGTAGGTGGGGACACTAGTATCATAGGTGCATGGTTTGATTCCCGCACTTTGTAAAAACGcagagcaaaagagagagagagagagagagaattaataaatttaatttacaaTTGACTTATTTAATTTACCTAGTATTGCCAAGCGAAACATTATTAAAAGATGGACATGATTAAATGGGCACTGAAAAACCTATTCGGTGGCTTTAATGAAAAGCGCAAATGACCTTTCTTGTGCGGGCCTCCTTTCCTCGCGCTTTGCCCTTATAAACTGACGGGGTGGGGTTCGGGAACCTCCTCTACCTTTCGCTTTTCTCTTTCGTTTGGAGCTCCGCAAGGAATAGCTCTGTTCCTTCTCAGTCCTCGAATtattctccttcctcctctgtTTTCGCCATTGAAGCACCTCCACTTGCTAAACGATTATCTCCGATCCgaccctcttttttcttttaggcTTTGCAACCGAAGAGAGACGCCATCATGGAGATGCCAGTCCTAAACAGAATAGGCGATTTCGAAGCGGGCATAAGCTCTCTCCAAGACCCGTCTTTTCTCTCTCAGTTTCTTTCGTTCTCCGTCAGGACGATTTCGCAGGCCTACAGTTTCTGGAAATGGGGTGCTCTGATCCTCGCCCTCGTCGCTTCTTTCGGCACCCTAATCAACCGAATCAGATTCCTCATCATCAAGTACCAGAACAACCTCGTCTCGGTGTCCCCGTCTCAGTCCCAGCCTTTTCTCAGGAGCTGCCTAGACGGTAGCGAGGAAGACGAtgcctgctcctcctcctcctgctctgCTCCTTCTTCGGAAACAGAGGAAGACGAAATCGAGCTTACGAGGTCGCCTCTCGAAGACCCATCGCGAGACCACGAAGTTTTCGTCGTCAAGGGCTCGGCGTGTCCGCAACGCGAAGGCGTGAGCTCGAATCTCCGGCGCCGGCGGAGCTTCTTCTGCGACCACTTATCGGGCTTCTGCGACCGGACGAACATCGTCCAGCTCTGGAATCTGGGGCTTCGAGATCGGGGTGGACCCCGAAGGAGAATCTACGGCTTCGTTCGGGGACGCGATCTCCATCACCGACTTGAACACGGGACAGAGACTGAGCTCGTTCTCATCCGGCACGTCCGGGATCCCGGCGCTTTCCGCCGCGCCGCTGCGGTCGCCGGCGGCGATCGTGTCCGCCGGAGCGAGCGCCTCGGGGAACATGGCGCTGAGGGTGTGGGACACGCGCGCCGGTCGCCGGGCGCCGGCGATAATCGCCGAGTGGGCCCCCCGGACGGCGGGCAACGTCGAGCGGGTCAACTGCGGCGGCGTGGAGAAGCTGTTCCTGGAAGCGGGCGGGGAGCTGGTGCTCGGAGACATGAGGAAGGTCAGCTCGCCGCTGAAGAGGGTGACGGAGCCCGACGCGGAGACGTGGTGGGACGCCGACGCGGTCGTCGTCTCCGACGAGCTGGCGAGCGAGTCGAGGGCTGAGCGTGAGCGGTTCTGACGACTCAGTTGCGCGAGTCGCGAGTCGAGTGGGGCCCTCTGCTTCGCCGGCGGTTGGGTTGTGTCGTGTCTTGGAATAACGGTCAACGCGGTCGGATCGACGAAAACGTGGTGGATTTGACTGGCGTCTGTAAATACGAGCTCTTCCTTCCCTATTTTCCTCCCCCAATCTAAGAAAAATGATTGGACATTTCGTGGCTTCTGCTTCGGTGCACGGATCTGCTTTCCCGATAGCTTCCTTGCAGTGAAGGGTAACGATGATGATTTGCATAATCCTCCTTTTCCCTTGCCAAGTAATTGCTACGCATTCGAAGGCAATAATAGCTGTCGCTTGCCAACTAAGTATTAAATCCAGTTCACGTTTTTCGTATGTGCCATCTTTTCCTAAGCAATAGCTCCATCGACAAGGCAGAAATGCTAGACACGTGTGACATTACTTTCTCACAATCCAACTTTTTGCATCACCAGAGGAGAATCCGACATCCATTCGACCCTCGGGAATTGCTCTACCCACGAAAGCTCTATATCCCTCAGGTCAAAGGTCGATGGCCCGCTGCTCAAatctgaaaagaaaagttagctagagagaaacaaataaaataatgccCCGCTCCTGAAATTAAGTAACTGAAATCctgaatttgtttttttaatttgcctAAGGTacatcaaattattaatttggagATTGGAAAGGTGGTTGAGACAGGGAAGAACCTCATTGTTTTGGAAATACGAACAGATTTAGGACGTCGCAATCAAGGACAGCGAGGAAATGAAAGGGTGAGTGCTACCCCATTACTTCAATTATGATTGTACGTTCGCTTTGCATTAATTGGAAAAGGGAAGTCCGTTGTACCTACTGATGTTGGGCCATTTCTTAGAAAGACTACTCTCGGCCCTCAAAGGGTCGGAAGGTCACGGGACTCCATTCGCTTCAATTGCAATATCCCAAGAGTTTCGCCCACTTGTACATTtgtccttctcttctcttcccttttataaTCGAAGAAGCAATTGAAATAACGTTCTGAGAAAAGCGACGTAATTTTACTCGTCAAGTGAACTTGAAATAAGCgcccaaaaaacaaagaagtgaACTTGAAATAATAAGAATCACATCTAGTTAATTGTGATAATATCTATGgcaaaaaattagacttgaccAACAAAGAGTTAGTAGACTAGCTTAGTGACGGCTAGGCTACCCGCTTGAAAGCCTTGATTGATGCTTTACGAGCCAAGCCAAGCATGGTAAGGATAAGACATTAAAGGGTTGTGCTAAACATGGCCTATTAATGCTCGTCCGATTACGTGACCTATATGGACAGAGAAAAACGATGGCTCGTGAATTaaacttttcacattttgtaCTTAACTCTTATAAATACCTTAAGCTCAAGCATTCCTTATTCTCACTACAAGTGCAATATCTTAAGCACTCTCATGCTCCCCACATTTTCTATAAGTAAGGGAAATTCCAGCAACCCGAAAAAAATGTAAGGGAGATTCTGCTATGATGGCCGCAATCGAAGACCTCCACCACTAGCGTCTCCTTGGCACAACTGCACAGATTTTCATAGAAGGTATTCATGAGCCACTATGGTTTGGAAAGATCGTGATTGATTAGTGATTACcgataaaataaataatgattctcattttattaattttttaattttttttctcattcaatCCGGCTTTGTCCATCTCTTCCTTCAGATCTCTTGTCCAACAATTTATTTGGACATATGCGGGCTAATCCAATTTGAAAGATGTCTCTGTACATCGGATAGGATAAGTCATCCAAGCTCACATCCGGATTACCAAAtgtagttttattatttaaaagtcATTTAGGACGTGAATGATAACTACTCTATTTAGATAACTACTCTATTTATGGACATAAtttttggctattttttttaattctattatcTAAACGAGTTTATAAGCAAAAATATGCATTTAAcaatgacataaaatttttcTCTCCCGAGTGGAGGAGGATAGTGGAGGATAGTAGCGGGCGGCGGCAAGTGGGCACCCGGTTACTAATGAGGATAAGTAATGAGAATAGTTTTTATACTTAATTTtattatagaaatagaaaaaacagaACATTTTTAGTTCTCATTTTTGTTACAAGCCTAATTttagactaaaaatttgtttcaaaaataaaaaaaaaaaatattatattattaaatagatttttattccaaacttattattaaaaataaaaaaataaatctgagcaaaaaataaaagggataTCATGTACGCCCTTAGAAATCACAGATTTATTCTTGAACGGTAGCCGATGGACTAGGTGACTGGGGCGGGCCTGGGAGCTGGCTCCACACGGACCATCAGCCCCTAGGAGAGGCGCTCGCCGGCAGCACGACCTGCACGGCCGATAAAATCGCAAGGCCATGCCGGCCCAGCACGGCGGCGTGTCATCAGTAGTCTCAGTCAACAGAGATGTCAGGTCTGAATTCTCAGAGGTCCCATAAAAAGTAATGCCGATGGCCGTTCCGATCAAATGAATGATTGAAGCCACACAAAGGGGTCGTTCAGACATGGCAGCGCCGAATGCATTTTTCCCGCAAAATTCCAGGACAAGGATAAATAATTAGATAAGTGAAAATGAAGTTGATAGAGTGTTGTGTCCCGGTTTTTGAATTTCATGCAATTTCTCTGGAGAAAGTATCATGTTTGGCTTAGATCTTTAGAGAGCTCAAGCCACACAACTATACACAAGTAGTAACGTGTAATTAGTTTCCCCAATATGAGGTCGTCGTTGAAGATTGAGTCTAATTCATCTAATCAAATAACAAGTCAAGATATGTTCTCCCTTGATAAGCTTATAGCTGGAAACCGGACTCGTTTGTGAATGTATACTGCAATCAGAATCGATCACAACAGTGGGAAAAGGCATAGAAAAACTAGTATCCTCTTTTTTGCAGGATCGAAACTTTTGGGTTCCAATGTTTCTTGACATGTGATGAGCTTGATTTAGCAGAATAAAAGTGCAGAAAAATAGTAATTGATatagaggagagagggagagaatcaAAGATGCAATTTATTGTGATAAAAGGACTTGATCTGACATTAGATTACTCATTTATGTACATCGAGGCCCTTCTATCATTCCGGGTGGTCCAGATTCATCATCACAAAGACGCCACAAGGGAAAAACACAACAACTGCAACAGGCAAAGCGAAAGCAAAAGCGATCTCCAAAGAGCTCCAAAGAAAAGTTCACAGCACAAGCAGGTGAGCGGAATTAGAAGCCCGGGGGCTTGTAGGCGATGAAGCTGATGCACTGCACTTGGCGCTTGTTGTCAAACCCGATGATCCGGATGAACGCCGTGGGATAAGCCTTCTTGGCCTCCTCCAGCTCTTTCAACACCTGGGCCGAGTCGGTGCACCCGAACATGGGGAGCTTCCACATTGTCCAGTAGCGCCCGTCGTAGTACCCGGGGGAGCTGTGGTGCTCGCGGTACACGAACCCGTGCTGCGCAATGTCGACATCACAACCACAACATCAGATCTCGAAGACACGTTCCTAAACGAGCGCTGTTTAGAGACGTCCAGTCGAGTATTTTAGAGAGGATGGAGAGGAAAACGTCACCTCGAGCTCGAATTCGAGGCAGGGAACCCATCCGCTGCGAAGAAGGTAGTCGACTTCCTTGGCCAAGGACtcgggagagaggggagggaggtAGGACAGCGTCTCGAACTTCTTCTTGCCAATCGGAGGCCACACCTGACGGTCGCCATTAAAGTCGTCTTAGTGCTATGTTCCACTCTTTAGAATTTTTTCCGTAGAGCTCGAGTACATAGAAATCGATTAAGTCCGAGTGTCGCACCAAGCACGACATTTTGTAGTCGAGTCGAGTTTAAGTATAGTGAAATTGAGTCCGTGCAATTTTAATTAGACGCGA
The nucleotide sequence above comes from Eucalyptus grandis isolate ANBG69807.140 chromosome 2, ASM1654582v1, whole genome shotgun sequence. Encoded proteins:
- the LOC104433277 gene encoding uncharacterized protein LOC104433277, with amino-acid sequence MEMPVLNRIGDFEAGISSLQDPSFLSQFLSFSVRTISQAYSFWKWGALILALVASFGTLINRIRFLIIKYQNNLVSVSPSQSQPFLRSCLDGSEEDDACSSSSCSAPSSETEEDEIELTSSGIWGFEIGVDPEGESTASFGDAISITDLNTGQRLSSFSSGTSGIPALSAAPLRSPAAIVSAGASASGNMALRVWDTRAGRRAPAIIAEWAPRTAGNVERVNCGGVEKLFLEAGGELVLGDMRKVSSPLKRVTEPDAETWWDADAVVVSDELASESRAERERF
- the LOC104433278 gene encoding ribulose bisphosphate carboxylase small chain 3B, chloroplastic codes for the protein MASASMLSSPAVRATPAQATMVAPFTGLKSTSAFPVTRKSSEDITSLSSNGGRVQCMQVWPPIGKKKFETLSYLPPLSPESLAKEVDYLLRSGWVPCLEFELEHGFVYREHHSSPGYYDGRYWTMWKLPMFGCTDSAQVLKELEEAKKAYPTAFIRIIGFDNKRQVQCISFIAYKPPGF